Proteins found in one Synergistaceae bacterium genomic segment:
- a CDS encoding type II toxin-antitoxin system YafQ family toxin: MTSKTDKKKTADKKRAKLPRDSKKMSTFLKDWERLSRSGKHDMNVLKQAMMLLIANDAPLPPEWKDHQLSGELQDFRECHVKGDLLLVYRVYDDNDGGVIMFHNARTHSELF, encoded by the coding sequence TTGACTAGTAAGACGGACAAGAAAAAAACTGCTGATAAAAAACGCGCAAAACTTCCCAGAGATTCAAAAAAGATGAGCACTTTTCTTAAAGACTGGGAAAGACTTTCACGTTCAGGAAAACATGACATGAACGTATTAAAACAAGCTATGATGTTATTAATAGCTAATGACGCGCCTTTACCGCCTGAATGGAAGGATCATCAATTAAGCGGTGAACTTCAAGATTTCAGGGAATGCCACGTTAAAGGCGACTTGCTGCTAGTTTATCGAGTATATGACGATAACGACGGCGGAGTAATTATGTTTCATAACGCTAGAACTCATTCAGAATTATTTTAA